One genomic region from Curtobacterium sp. 9128 encodes:
- a CDS encoding DNA topoisomerase IB: protein MTRLRRSATNGRGYHRVRSGKGFSYRDPDGQTVTDPGVRQRLEDLVVPPAWEDVWISPYDNGHVLATGIDAVGRRQYMYHPSWRERMDRIKYDRALALAESLPSARRGVTLDLRRPEPDRRRALAAAFRMLDQGSLRVGSERYASEHGSRGLSTLLCAHAHVSGDDIELSFPGKSGQEWSSSIHDADLSSVIAGMKRRGPTARLLSFRPTRGADWEPLSAEDINAYVKERAGDEFTAKDFRTLHGTVAAAIDLAETGPQSSETKRKRAVSHAVKAASEVLGNTPTVARQSYVDPRLLDAYEHGETIDPKREHAAESEVRALLYRQ from the coding sequence GTGACACGCCTCCGCAGATCCGCGACCAACGGTCGTGGCTACCACCGCGTCCGCTCGGGCAAGGGCTTCTCGTACCGCGACCCCGACGGGCAGACCGTGACGGACCCCGGTGTCCGGCAGCGCCTCGAGGACCTCGTCGTGCCGCCGGCGTGGGAGGACGTCTGGATCTCGCCGTACGACAACGGCCACGTCCTCGCCACCGGCATCGACGCGGTCGGACGGCGGCAGTACATGTACCACCCGTCCTGGCGCGAGCGGATGGACCGCATCAAGTACGACCGGGCGCTCGCCCTGGCGGAGTCGCTCCCGAGCGCACGCCGCGGTGTCACCCTCGACCTGCGACGCCCCGAGCCGGATCGGCGACGCGCGCTCGCTGCGGCGTTCCGGATGCTCGACCAGGGATCGCTGCGGGTGGGGTCGGAACGGTACGCGTCCGAGCACGGCAGCCGTGGTCTCTCCACGTTGCTCTGTGCGCACGCGCACGTGTCCGGTGACGACATCGAGCTCTCCTTCCCCGGCAAGAGCGGGCAGGAGTGGTCGTCGTCCATCCACGACGCCGACCTGTCGAGCGTGATCGCCGGGATGAAGCGACGCGGACCAACGGCGCGGCTGCTGTCCTTCCGTCCGACCAGGGGAGCCGACTGGGAGCCGCTGTCGGCCGAGGACATCAACGCCTACGTCAAGGAGCGTGCAGGCGACGAGTTCACCGCGAAGGACTTCCGCACGCTGCACGGCACGGTCGCGGCGGCGATCGACCTGGCGGAGACCGGGCCGCAGTCCAGCGAGACGAAGCGGAAGCGTGCGGTGTCGCACGCGGTCAAGGCGGCGAGCGAGGTCCTCGGCAACACCCCGACGGTGGCCAGGCAGAGCTACGTCGACCCCCGCCTGCTCGACGCGTACGAGCACGGCGAGACCATCGATCCGAAGCGCGAGCACGCCGCGGAGTCCGAGGTCCGGGCGCTGCTCTACCGC
- a CDS encoding isopeptide-forming domain-containing fimbrial protein, whose protein sequence is MRLSLLPARPRSVAMAVVIALVTGLLAVFAIAQPASAASTVTVTAKADDSVLSGAPATVTLTAKNTADASGGTDLYNLGYSYTLPAGVTYVAGKATADGTALPDPSTTTLADGGTLLVFSNVSDLVSGDQKSIAFQVTASDTVFPVGTSFTGTAQIAVNSDARNIPTFDATGAPATNTSNSATATSNPTSISAIRITKAEGSPENELVRGVHDHPTVYTLTVQNTATAPSTDVTVTDLLPAGLEFLGCGTIDNTTSGPEYEGAPSLQSATAAGATGEWDQSACLTPQSVTTVDDVAGQNGKVFTKVVWSIPTLTNTPVTIKYLAAVPLFENTMSFSGQGTGKPAGAVSAPAATDLHDEANLDNNNGPSTRQDTADTTSNGRGQENTVVAAGTYTGKVGGTATSAQSASAALTVEAMDLAVAKSVTTPADGSFAAGKFATYSLDVRASEYESSAGITFTDTLGDGLCPAFPTGTPTTGTFPADCTLSMNASLNQQMTNATVDRVAYDSATGKFTISFHIADMAADGVTTVRYQALMRTTYSVTGSGGPTSAGDSFDNTVAMTGTSTGVHGDSGDTKVVDDSRASITSKAPVISKSVLPRSASDGVTSSADCTADGRPGSYVTATPSDAFQLGDLVCFKLQVDFPAGVQSRNATITDMLPVHTTAGSSWAEDTDWSYGTESTVPESDVALKSSSSTMGAFAIGHTVSGASGTYVDGDTDGARVVLYVAARITSQGSSATKVDLADNLMKVAQQNTAGAVTSLRTSVGYAVAGTPTATLAKDIVDASGAVTNPSTTTEGATLHYRLTVGNEPATGTSAAIGDVTVWDALPAGVECAAVAAISDDGACGPAPTGAASQYASSRYLRWTISSIDAAATKALTYDLTVPTPGYVGTAYANTASVTSFTTTTNADTTTTWIPEKTAGSTFTATPAAGQGTAPNADASRAVSIPAVAVEKRGGAVADSTTNLSGDTAAPGQGVTYTYSATVPAHTSVGNGALSDPLPPDVSTTSASSWTLTFPDGGTITVPASAQSTDVDGTYAGQTYTLTGTGNALGAGAVVFPETFDNAEDSNAIFSVTASGLVVTKGVGKYDASGTAPGTVTNTATFSSKPADGTPSTSTAARTIAVQPPQVGITKTNNLGGRTVAGRDTVTWTLTAKNTASTADARSTVIADCFPDDLTLTSSSRAESTPTSAQRSALGSCPTGTTLHTWSVGTLAAAGGSATITVTATVGTAAPAGRQYVNTARVLASSLDTDYATANTSFVQVATTTNTVTVSGPSIAKTLTAPTWNATTGAGTGTATTNPANKNALPIRAGDTATYRITATVPANVAMYDGRITDTLPKGMTAVGTPIATASDSSVTVTPSVASGTVTVRISDIASGLGAPLTITVDVRVRVGAGQSSGTAYSNTAKLAYDRTAKGAEPTDASTTSNQANATAVTPSLAIAKSATVAGQTTTTAKAEPGQDITYAVTVSSSGSPAYGTSVTDCVPDGIVVDPARISGGGMLSTDAKCGGGVITWPSTTFGTGSRTTYTYHAVLAEDAELTGNALVNTASTGTYTSLSDGDGGSYGPTTASASVTPSFPSVAVAKSNDTAGGLSYIGVPSDFTVTFTNTGSAATSVAARDVLPDGWTYDAGSSTTARNGGASTAAPDPSVAGTTLTWADLGALGTNETLTLHYRATPTTAAATAAGTATKHTNHVTATITDASGGTGYDGGAGSFTTYPKQQDGTKGTDATATASIAAADLSIAKKATTADVVAGATTAKAWTIVVTNTGGDAAHGTTVVDTVAGLPDGATLRFSGSGWTCTTTGTDEQTCVNGAVVASGSAFPELDVALTLPADAPLTAIRNSATIHQGTGQTFDPNDANDSDSASTTPVAIADLAITKTAAADRFTAGGTATWTLSVQNVRDPAEQSVSDARGTVTVTDTLPSTVRLEQATVADDSGWTCDTDGNTLTCTRDGLANGTTAPPITVTATVQPDTTASQTIANTARVAVDPSTTDPKASNDVSNTSTPVDDTTSLTIAKAFSSDRLVAGEPADWTITVRNTGTADARKVVVTDALESGTSLQGGSQTDGDWTCTSDDTVSCVLDGTLRAGTTSSFTITVTTPADLSGTLANTAVVRSDNAATQTASTSSAATQTVGLRVTKTADVQSVDAGEDVTYTIQVANPDGPSDLPAGDATTPSVRVQDTLPVGVEYVGLTDGTAAHWTVESNVDGVLTLVSTDGIAAGATDPDTIGVVVHVPASFRGSSIVNTATAAPVTAKGETAHDDATVDVTTSADLSITKTRTSAATADAGTDVTYDVTVTNAGPSDAQRVTWTDTVPAGMTVTAVTTDDDAWEQGVDPTTWSTGTLASGASATFHVTAAIASGTPAGTLRNTATVSSGTDDPDPSDDTAGADVDVTTHAALTLSKTPVDRTGSTDRSKTTTAGGQQVWYLQVRNEGPSDEQPDTVVTDQLPEGMRFVAAESDGAVWTCDGTTDTTVVTCTLGSTVVAGTDAPGLWLTTAIASGYTAGAIENRAAITAQGTPEPIGTNGGTAVAPLPVAAVANVQISIGHSGKAVIGKDLPETVQVRNAGLSDAAAVTATYTLPKGLTYVSTEADPAWTVTGVVTNADGSTTVSFALSGTLPAGTLAPAITVHQTPTAAAYPGVTPTATVATTTTETTLADNDADDELAVQPLSSLSVTKTHTAELVRGSTVGYTITVRNAGPTEDPGPVVVTDPLPTGLSFVSVDDRAVTCTTGSTVSCTLDEPLASGDRIAIQLTVRVAADAPDRITNVATVRSATTQVTGAVATDPLRASDPAPVRADPQPGALAFTGAAGLGLGGALALLALTVGLLLLLIRRRRDAR, encoded by the coding sequence ATGCGACTGTCCCTCCTGCCCGCACGCCCCCGATCCGTGGCGATGGCGGTGGTGATCGCCCTGGTGACCGGGCTCCTCGCGGTGTTCGCGATCGCGCAGCCCGCATCGGCGGCCTCGACGGTCACCGTGACCGCGAAGGCCGACGACTCGGTCCTGAGCGGGGCGCCGGCGACGGTGACGCTCACGGCGAAGAACACCGCCGACGCCTCCGGGGGGACGGACCTCTACAACCTCGGGTACTCGTACACGCTGCCGGCCGGCGTGACCTACGTCGCGGGCAAGGCGACGGCGGACGGCACGGCGCTCCCGGATCCGAGCACGACGACCCTCGCCGACGGCGGAACGCTCCTCGTCTTCTCGAACGTGTCCGACCTGGTCTCGGGCGACCAGAAGTCGATCGCGTTCCAGGTCACCGCGTCCGACACGGTCTTCCCGGTGGGCACGTCGTTCACCGGCACGGCGCAGATCGCCGTCAACAGCGACGCACGCAACATCCCGACGTTCGACGCCACCGGGGCTCCGGCGACGAACACGTCGAACTCGGCGACGGCGACCTCGAACCCGACGTCGATCTCCGCGATCCGCATCACGAAGGCGGAGGGCAGCCCCGAGAACGAGCTCGTCCGCGGCGTCCACGACCACCCGACGGTGTACACGCTCACCGTGCAGAACACCGCGACGGCTCCGAGCACGGACGTCACGGTGACGGACCTCCTGCCGGCGGGGCTGGAGTTCCTCGGCTGCGGCACGATCGACAACACGACCTCGGGGCCCGAGTACGAGGGTGCGCCGTCGCTGCAGTCCGCCACGGCGGCCGGCGCCACGGGCGAGTGGGACCAGAGCGCCTGCCTGACGCCGCAGAGCGTGACCACGGTGGACGACGTCGCGGGACAGAACGGCAAGGTCTTCACGAAGGTCGTCTGGTCGATCCCGACGCTGACGAACACCCCCGTCACCATCAAGTACCTCGCCGCCGTGCCGCTGTTCGAGAACACCATGTCGTTCAGCGGGCAGGGCACGGGCAAGCCCGCCGGGGCCGTGTCGGCACCGGCCGCCACCGACCTGCACGACGAGGCGAACCTCGACAACAACAACGGCCCCTCGACCCGTCAGGACACCGCAGACACCACGTCGAACGGCCGCGGGCAGGAGAACACCGTCGTCGCCGCCGGGACCTACACGGGCAAGGTCGGCGGGACGGCGACCTCGGCACAGTCCGCGAGCGCCGCACTCACCGTCGAGGCGATGGACCTCGCCGTGGCGAAGTCGGTCACCACGCCGGCCGATGGCTCCTTCGCGGCCGGCAAGTTCGCGACCTACTCGCTGGACGTGCGGGCGAGCGAGTACGAGTCGTCGGCGGGCATCACGTTCACCGACACGCTCGGCGACGGACTCTGCCCCGCGTTCCCGACTGGTACGCCCACCACGGGGACCTTCCCCGCGGACTGCACGCTCTCGATGAACGCGTCGCTGAACCAGCAGATGACGAACGCCACCGTCGACCGTGTCGCGTACGACTCGGCCACGGGGAAGTTCACGATCTCGTTCCACATCGCGGACATGGCGGCAGACGGCGTGACGACCGTCCGCTACCAGGCGCTCATGCGGACCACCTACTCGGTCACGGGCTCCGGCGGGCCGACGTCCGCCGGTGACTCGTTCGACAACACGGTCGCGATGACGGGCACCTCCACCGGTGTCCACGGCGACAGCGGCGACACGAAGGTGGTCGACGACTCCCGTGCGTCCATCACGTCGAAGGCGCCGGTGATCTCGAAGTCCGTCCTGCCGCGGAGCGCGAGCGACGGCGTGACGAGCTCCGCCGACTGCACCGCCGACGGCCGGCCCGGCTCCTATGTGACTGCCACCCCGAGCGACGCCTTCCAGCTCGGGGACCTGGTCTGCTTCAAGCTGCAGGTGGACTTCCCGGCCGGCGTGCAGAGCCGCAACGCGACGATCACCGACATGCTCCCCGTGCACACCACGGCCGGCAGCAGCTGGGCCGAGGACACCGACTGGTCCTACGGGACGGAGAGCACGGTCCCGGAGTCGGACGTCGCCCTGAAGTCCTCGTCGTCGACGATGGGCGCGTTCGCGATCGGGCACACGGTCTCCGGCGCGAGCGGCACGTACGTGGACGGTGACACCGACGGTGCACGGGTCGTGCTCTACGTCGCCGCGCGCATCACCTCGCAGGGCTCGAGCGCGACGAAGGTCGACCTCGCCGACAACCTCATGAAGGTCGCCCAGCAGAACACCGCCGGCGCCGTGACGAGTCTCCGCACCTCGGTCGGCTACGCCGTGGCCGGGACGCCCACCGCGACCCTCGCGAAGGACATCGTCGACGCCAGCGGTGCGGTCACGAACCCGTCGACGACGACCGAGGGCGCGACGCTGCACTACCGCCTGACCGTCGGCAACGAGCCCGCGACGGGCACCAGCGCGGCCATCGGCGACGTCACCGTGTGGGACGCGCTCCCGGCCGGCGTCGAGTGTGCTGCCGTCGCGGCGATCTCGGACGACGGAGCCTGCGGTCCGGCTCCGACCGGCGCCGCGTCGCAGTACGCGTCCTCGCGCTACCTCCGCTGGACGATCTCCTCGATCGACGCCGCTGCCACGAAGGCGCTGACGTACGACCTGACCGTGCCGACCCCGGGGTACGTCGGCACGGCGTACGCCAACACGGCATCGGTCACGAGCTTCACGACCACGACGAACGCGGACACGACGACCACCTGGATCCCGGAGAAGACCGCTGGGAGCACCTTCACCGCGACGCCGGCGGCAGGGCAGGGGACTGCGCCGAACGCCGATGCCTCGCGAGCCGTGTCGATCCCGGCCGTGGCGGTCGAGAAGCGCGGCGGCGCGGTCGCCGACTCCACGACGAACCTCTCCGGTGACACCGCGGCGCCCGGCCAGGGCGTGACGTACACCTACTCCGCCACCGTCCCGGCGCACACCAGCGTCGGCAACGGCGCGCTCAGCGACCCGTTGCCGCCCGACGTCTCGACGACGTCCGCGAGCAGCTGGACCCTGACCTTCCCGGACGGCGGCACGATCACCGTGCCGGCTTCGGCGCAGTCCACCGACGTCGACGGGACCTACGCCGGGCAGACCTACACGCTGACCGGGACGGGGAACGCGCTCGGCGCCGGTGCCGTCGTCTTCCCCGAGACCTTCGACAACGCCGAGGACTCGAACGCGATCTTCTCCGTGACCGCATCCGGGCTCGTGGTGACGAAGGGGGTCGGGAAGTACGACGCGTCCGGTACCGCCCCCGGCACGGTCACGAACACGGCGACGTTCTCGTCGAAGCCGGCCGACGGTACCCCGTCGACGAGCACCGCCGCGAGGACGATCGCGGTCCAGCCCCCGCAGGTCGGCATCACGAAGACCAACAACCTGGGCGGCCGGACGGTCGCCGGTCGGGACACCGTGACGTGGACGCTGACGGCGAAGAACACCGCGTCCACCGCGGACGCGCGGTCGACCGTGATCGCGGACTGCTTCCCCGACGACCTCACCCTCACGAGCAGCTCGCGTGCGGAGAGCACGCCGACGAGCGCGCAGCGGAGCGCACTGGGCTCCTGTCCGACCGGCACCACGCTGCACACGTGGTCGGTGGGCACCCTGGCCGCCGCCGGCGGCTCCGCGACGATCACCGTCACCGCGACGGTGGGGACGGCCGCCCCCGCCGGACGGCAGTACGTGAACACCGCCAGGGTCCTCGCGTCCAGCCTCGACACCGACTACGCCACGGCGAACACGTCGTTCGTCCAGGTCGCGACCACGACGAACACCGTGACCGTGTCCGGACCGTCCATCGCGAAGACGCTCACCGCGCCGACGTGGAACGCCACGACCGGGGCCGGCACGGGGACCGCGACGACGAACCCCGCGAACAAGAACGCGCTCCCGATCCGCGCGGGCGACACCGCGACCTACCGCATCACCGCGACCGTCCCGGCGAACGTCGCGATGTACGACGGCCGGATCACGGACACCCTGCCGAAGGGCATGACGGCGGTCGGGACCCCGATCGCGACCGCGAGCGACTCCTCGGTCACCGTCACCCCATCGGTCGCGTCCGGGACCGTCACGGTGCGGATCTCCGACATCGCGTCGGGGCTCGGCGCACCGCTGACGATCACGGTCGACGTCCGGGTGCGGGTCGGTGCCGGTCAGTCGTCTGGCACCGCCTACTCGAACACGGCGAAGCTCGCCTACGACCGGACGGCGAAGGGTGCCGAGCCGACCGACGCATCGACGACGTCGAACCAGGCGAACGCGACCGCGGTGACCCCGTCCCTCGCGATCGCGAAGTCGGCGACGGTGGCCGGGCAGACCACGACCACCGCGAAGGCCGAGCCGGGCCAGGACATCACCTACGCGGTGACGGTCTCGAGCTCCGGTTCGCCCGCGTACGGCACGAGCGTCACCGACTGCGTGCCGGACGGCATCGTGGTCGACCCCGCACGGATCTCCGGCGGCGGCATGCTCAGTACCGATGCGAAGTGCGGCGGCGGTGTCATCACCTGGCCCAGCACGACCTTCGGCACCGGTTCCAGGACCACGTACACGTACCACGCCGTGCTCGCCGAGGACGCGGAGCTGACCGGCAACGCCCTGGTGAACACCGCCTCGACGGGCACCTACACCTCGCTCTCGGACGGTGACGGCGGCTCGTACGGCCCCACCACCGCGAGCGCGTCGGTGACCCCGTCGTTCCCGTCCGTCGCCGTGGCGAAGTCGAACGACACCGCCGGCGGCCTGTCCTACATCGGCGTCCCGTCGGACTTCACGGTGACGTTCACGAACACCGGCAGTGCCGCGACCTCCGTCGCCGCGCGAGACGTCCTGCCCGACGGGTGGACCTACGACGCCGGCAGCTCGACGACCGCCAGGAACGGAGGCGCCAGCACGGCAGCTCCCGACCCGTCGGTGGCCGGGACCACGCTCACCTGGGCGGACCTCGGGGCACTCGGGACGAACGAGACCCTGACCCTGCACTACCGCGCGACCCCGACGACGGCCGCCGCGACCGCGGCGGGCACGGCCACGAAGCACACGAACCACGTCACCGCGACGATCACGGACGCCTCCGGCGGCACCGGGTACGACGGCGGCGCCGGCTCGTTCACCACCTACCCGAAGCAGCAGGACGGCACGAAGGGGACCGACGCGACCGCGACCGCCTCGATCGCCGCGGCCGACCTGTCGATCGCCAAGAAGGCGACGACCGCGGACGTCGTGGCCGGCGCGACCACGGCGAAGGCCTGGACGATCGTGGTCACGAACACCGGCGGGGACGCCGCTCACGGCACGACCGTGGTGGACACCGTCGCCGGGCTCCCGGACGGTGCCACGCTTCGGTTCTCCGGGTCGGGCTGGACGTGCACGACGACCGGCACGGACGAGCAGACCTGCGTCAACGGCGCCGTGGTCGCGTCGGGCTCGGCGTTCCCGGAGCTCGACGTCGCACTGACGCTGCCCGCCGACGCCCCGCTCACCGCGATCCGCAACAGCGCGACGATCCACCAGGGCACCGGCCAGACCTTCGACCCGAACGACGCGAACGACTCCGACTCGGCGAGCACCACCCCGGTCGCGATCGCGGACCTCGCGATCACGAAGACGGCAGCAGCCGATCGGTTCACCGCCGGTGGGACCGCGACGTGGACCCTCTCGGTGCAGAACGTCCGTGACCCGGCCGAGCAGAGCGTCTCCGACGCCCGCGGCACCGTCACCGTGACCGACACGCTGCCGAGCACCGTGCGGCTCGAGCAGGCGACCGTCGCGGACGACAGCGGGTGGACGTGCGACACCGACGGCAACACCCTGACCTGCACCCGTGACGGCCTGGCGAACGGGACGACCGCACCGCCGATCACCGTCACGGCGACGGTGCAGCCGGACACGACGGCGTCGCAGACGATCGCGAACACCGCCCGCGTCGCCGTCGACCCGTCGACGACCGACCCGAAGGCGTCGAACGACGTCAGCAACACGAGTACCCCGGTCGACGACACCACCTCGCTGACGATCGCGAAGGCGTTCTCGAGCGACCGCCTCGTGGCGGGCGAGCCGGCGGACTGGACCATCACGGTCCGGAACACCGGCACGGCAGACGCGCGGAAGGTCGTCGTGACCGACGCGCTCGAGTCGGGGACGAGCCTCCAGGGCGGGTCCCAGACCGACGGCGACTGGACGTGCACGTCGGACGACACGGTCTCCTGCGTGCTCGACGGCACCCTGCGTGCCGGGACGACGTCGTCGTTCACCATCACGGTGACGACGCCTGCCGACCTCTCCGGCACCCTCGCGAACACGGCCGTGGTGCGCTCGGACAACGCGGCCACACAGACCGCGAGCACCTCGAGCGCCGCGACGCAGACGGTCGGACTGCGGGTCACGAAGACCGCGGACGTCCAGTCGGTCGACGCCGGTGAGGACGTCACCTACACGATCCAGGTCGCGAACCCGGACGGGCCGTCGGACCTGCCGGCGGGCGACGCGACCACCCCGAGCGTCCGCGTGCAGGACACGCTGCCGGTCGGCGTCGAGTACGTCGGGCTGACCGACGGGACCGCCGCGCACTGGACCGTGGAGTCGAACGTCGACGGCGTCCTGACCCTCGTGAGCACCGACGGCATCGCCGCTGGTGCGACCGATCCGGACACCATCGGCGTCGTGGTGCACGTCCCCGCCTCGTTCCGTGGCTCGTCCATCGTGAACACCGCCACCGCCGCGCCGGTCACCGCGAAGGGGGAGACCGCGCACGACGACGCGACCGTCGACGTCACCACCTCCGCGGACCTGTCGATCACGAAGACCAGGACCAGCGCGGCCACGGCCGACGCCGGCACGGACGTGACCTACGACGTGACCGTGACGAACGCCGGCCCCTCGGACGCCCAGCGCGTCACGTGGACCGACACGGTTCCGGCCGGGATGACCGTGACCGCGGTCACCACGGACGACGACGCGTGGGAACAGGGCGTCGACCCGACCACCTGGTCCACCGGCACGCTCGCATCCGGTGCGTCCGCCACGTTCCACGTGACGGCGGCGATCGCCTCGGGGACGCCTGCCGGCACGCTCCGGAACACGGCGACGGTCTCGTCGGGGACGGACGACCCCGACCCCTCGGACGACACCGCGGGGGCCGACGTCGACGTGACCACGCACGCCGCGCTGACGCTGTCGAAGACGCCGGTCGACCGGACCGGGTCGACGGACCGTTCCAAGACGACCACCGCCGGCGGCCAGCAGGTCTGGTACCTGCAGGTGCGCAACGAGGGACCGTCCGACGAGCAGCCGGACACCGTCGTCACCGACCAGCTGCCGGAGGGCATGCGGTTCGTGGCCGCGGAGTCCGACGGTGCGGTCTGGACGTGTGACGGCACCACGGACACCACCGTCGTGACGTGCACGCTGGGGTCGACCGTCGTGGCGGGTACCGACGCGCCGGGACTCTGGCTGACCACGGCGATCGCGTCTGGCTACACGGCCGGTGCGATCGAGAACCGCGCGGCGATCACCGCGCAGGGCACGCCGGAGCCGATCGGGACGAACGGTGGGACCGCGGTGGCCCCGCTGCCCGTCGCCGCCGTGGCGAACGTCCAGATCAGCATCGGGCACAGCGGGAAGGCCGTGATCGGGAAGGACCTGCCCGAGACGGTGCAGGTCCGGAACGCCGGGCTCTCCGACGCGGCGGCCGTCACCGCGACCTACACGTTGCCGAAGGGCCTGACGTACGTCTCGACCGAGGCGGATCCGGCCTGGACGGTCACCGGGGTCGTCACGAACGCCGACGGCAGCACGACGGTGTCGTTCGCGCTGAGCGGCACGCTGCCGGCCGGCACGCTGGCGCCGGCGATCACGGTGCACCAGACGCCGACCGCTGCTGCCTACCCCGGCGTCACGCCGACGGCGACGGTCGCGACGACGACCACCGAGACGACGCTGGCGGACAACGACGCCGACGACGAGCTCGCGGTCCAGCCGCTCTCGAGCCTCTCCGTGACGAAGACGCACACCGCCGAGCTGGTCCGCGGGAGCACGGTCGGGTACACGATCACGGTCAGGAACGCCGGGCCCACCGAGGACCCCGGTCCCGTCGTGGTCACCGACCCACTGCCGACGGGACTGTCCTTCGTGAGCGTCGACGACCGCGCCGTCACCTGCACGACGGGCTCGACGGTGTCCTGCACGCTCGACGAGCCGCTCGCCAGCGGTGACCGGATCGCGATCCAGCTGACCGTCCGGGTCGCCGCGGACGCCCCCGACCGCATCACCAACGTCGCGACCGTCCGGTCCGCGACGACGCAGGTGACCGGTGCGGTCGCGACGGATCCGCTCCGCGCGAGCGACCCGGCTCCGGTCCGCGCCGACCCGCAGCCCGGTGCGCTCGCGTTCACCGGTGCGGCGGGCCTGGGACTCGGTGGAGCGCTCGCGTTGCTCGCGCTCACGGTCGGCCTGCTGCTGCTCCTGATCCGCCGCCGACGCGACGCACGGTGA
- a CDS encoding antitoxin yields MAGFDDIQKNVSARAQEVTDKAKAFVDENKDKIEEAVRSEKVEEVSDKIIHGLADGLKKVTGGKFDDKIDDAAANVDKHVGNE; encoded by the coding sequence ATGGCCGGCTTCGACGACATCCAGAAGAACGTCTCCGCGAGGGCGCAGGAGGTCACCGACAAGGCGAAGGCCTTCGTCGACGAGAACAAGGACAAGATCGAGGAGGCCGTCAGGAGCGAGAAGGTGGAAGAGGTCTCGGACAAGATCATCCACGGGCTCGCGGACGGCCTGAAGAAGGTCACCGGCGGGAAGTTCGACGACAAGATCGACGACGCCGCCGCGAACGTCGACAAGCACGTCGGCAACGAGTAG
- the tuf gene encoding elongation factor Tu: protein MAKAKFERTKPHVNIGTIGHVDHGKTTLTAAITKVLHDQYPDLNEARDFAQIDNAPEERQRGITINISHVEYQTDKRHYAHVDAPGHADYVKNMITGAAQMDGAILVVAATDGPMPQTREHVLLARQVGVPYIVVALNKSDMVDDEEILELVELEVRELLGSQEFDEDAPVVQVSALKALEGDEKWVKSVQDLMAQVDEHVPDPVRATDQPFLMPIEDVFTITGRGTVVTGRVERGELDLNSEVEIVGIKPTQKTTVTGIEMFRKLLDKAVAGDNTGLLIRGLKREDVERGQVVVKPGSVTPHTEFTANAYILNKEEGGRHNPFYANYRPQFYFRTTDVTGVITLPEGTEMVMPGDTVAMTVELIQPIAMEEGLRFAIREGGRTVGAGTVEKIIK, encoded by the coding sequence GTGGCCAAGGCCAAGTTCGAGCGCACCAAGCCGCACGTCAACATCGGAACCATCGGTCACGTCGACCACGGCAAGACCACGCTCACGGCGGCGATCACCAAGGTTCTGCACGACCAGTACCCGGACCTCAACGAGGCCCGTGACTTCGCTCAGATCGACAACGCTCCCGAAGAGCGCCAGCGCGGCATCACGATCAACATCTCGCACGTCGAGTACCAGACCGACAAGCGCCACTACGCGCACGTCGACGCTCCTGGTCACGCCGACTACGTGAAGAACATGATCACCGGTGCGGCCCAGATGGACGGCGCGATCCTCGTGGTCGCCGCCACCGACGGTCCCATGCCCCAGACGCGTGAGCACGTGCTGCTCGCTCGCCAGGTCGGCGTGCCGTACATCGTCGTCGCGCTGAACAAGTCCGACATGGTCGACGACGAGGAGATCCTGGAGCTCGTCGAGCTCGAGGTCCGTGAGCTCCTCGGCTCGCAGGAGTTCGACGAGGACGCACCCGTCGTGCAGGTCTCGGCGCTCAAGGCGCTCGAGGGCGACGAGAAGTGGGTCAAGTCCGTCCAGGACCTCATGGCCCAGGTCGACGAGCACGTGCCGGACCCGGTGCGCGCCACCGACCAGCCCTTCCTCATGCCGATCGAGGACGTCTTCACGATCACCGGTCGTGGCACCGTCGTCACCGGTCGCGTCGAGCGCGGCGAGCTGGACCTCAACTCCGAGGTCGAGATCGTCGGCATCAAGCCGACCCAGAAGACCACGGTCACGGGCATCGAGATGTTCCGCAAGCTGCTCGACAAGGCAGTCGCCGGTGACAACACCGGTCTGCTCATCCGTGGCCTCAAGCGTGAGGACGTGGAGCGCGGCCAGGTCGTCGTGAAGCCGGGTTCGGTCACGCCGCACACCGAGTTCACCGCGAACGCGTACATCCTGAACAAGGAAGAGGGCGGTCGTCACAACCCGTTCTACGCGAACTACCGTCCGCAGTTCTACTTCCGCACCACGGACGTCACCGGCGTCATCACGCTGCCCGAGGGCACCGAGATGGTCATGCCCGGCGACACCGTCGCGATGACGGTCGAGCTGATCCAGCCGATCGCCATGGAAGAGGGCCTCCGGTTCGCCATCCGTGAGGGTGGTCGTACGGTCGGCGCCGGCACGGTCGAGAAGATCATCAAGTAA